One window from the genome of Roseomonas haemaphysalidis encodes:
- a CDS encoding efflux RND transporter periplasmic adaptor subunit has product MKASRALTPLLAAMIGAGLSAFPALLSAQQPPPANQGGAAQGLPVVTSPAQRGPVPLEIPANGTVVAENTVSVRSRVDGQIRELHVTEGQRVKRGQVLFTLDTRMAEALLAQQEAQATRDRAIAARARADASRYASLRGEGFAATQRFEQAQADAATADANLKATEAVMAQTRLTLDYATIRAEADGRLGALPITAGNLVRGSEGTVLATITQTDPVQVQFSVPERWLPEVQEAMARAGGGAGPVVTARSPSDRHNPVKGELFFVDSQVDSTSGTVSLKARFPNPDNQLWPGQYVNVVLVPRTEDQALSVPVQAVQTGSQGRYVYVVDGESRARRRAVQLERVVAGRAVLKAEIEAGDKVVIEGAQVLSDGARVVERPPAPNRPQS; this is encoded by the coding sequence ATGAAGGCATCGCGCGCGCTGACTCCCCTGCTGGCTGCCATGATCGGCGCCGGCCTTTCTGCGTTTCCGGCCCTGCTTTCCGCCCAGCAACCGCCCCCGGCCAACCAGGGCGGGGCGGCCCAGGGCCTGCCGGTGGTCACCAGCCCGGCGCAGCGGGGGCCGGTGCCGCTGGAAATTCCGGCCAACGGCACGGTGGTGGCCGAGAACACCGTGTCCGTGCGCAGCCGGGTGGACGGACAGATCCGCGAGCTGCACGTCACCGAGGGCCAGCGCGTGAAACGCGGCCAGGTGCTGTTCACCCTGGATACCCGCATGGCCGAGGCCCTGCTCGCGCAGCAAGAAGCACAGGCGACGCGGGATCGCGCCATTGCCGCCCGGGCCCGGGCGGATGCCAGCCGCTACGCCTCGCTGCGCGGCGAGGGCTTCGCCGCCACCCAGCGCTTCGAGCAGGCGCAGGCCGATGCCGCCACCGCCGACGCCAACCTGAAGGCGACCGAGGCGGTGATGGCGCAAACCCGCCTGACCCTCGACTACGCCACCATCCGCGCCGAGGCCGATGGCCGGCTCGGCGCTCTGCCGATCACCGCCGGCAACCTGGTGCGCGGCAGCGAAGGCACCGTGCTGGCCACCATCACCCAGACCGACCCCGTGCAGGTGCAGTTCTCCGTGCCCGAGCGGTGGCTGCCGGAGGTGCAGGAGGCGATGGCGCGGGCCGGCGGCGGCGCCGGGCCCGTGGTGACGGCGCGTTCGCCCAGCGACCGGCACAACCCGGTCAAGGGAGAGCTGTTCTTCGTGGACAGCCAGGTGGACAGCACCTCGGGCACCGTGTCCCTGAAGGCGCGCTTTCCCAACCCCGACAACCAGCTCTGGCCGGGCCAGTACGTCAATGTCGTGCTGGTGCCGCGCACCGAGGACCAGGCCCTCAGCGTGCCGGTGCAGGCCGTGCAGACCGGCAGCCAGGGCCGCTACGTGTACGTGGTGGACGGCGAAAGCCGCGCCCGCCGCCGCGCGGTGCAGCTGGAGCGCGTGGTCGCCGGCCGTGCCGTCCTGAAGGCCGAGATCGAGGCCGGCGACAAGGTGGTCATCGAAGGCGCGCAGGTGCTGTCCGATGGCGCCCGCGTCGTGGAGCGCCCCCCCGCCCCCAACCGCCCGCAAAGCTAG
- the rpsU gene encoding 30S ribosomal protein S21 — MQVVVRDNNIDQALKALKKKLQREGVFREMKLRRHYEKPSERRAREAAEAVRRARKVERKRLEREGF; from the coding sequence GTGCAGGTCGTCGTTCGGGATAACAATATCGATCAGGCCCTCAAGGCCCTCAAGAAGAAGCTGCAGCGCGAAGGCGTCTTCCGCGAGATGAAGCTGCGCCGCCACTACGAGAAGCCGTCGGAGCGCCGCGCCCGCGAGGCCGCCGAGGCCGTCCGTCGCGCCCGCAAGGTGGAGCGCAAGCGTCTGGAGCGCGAAGGCTTCTGA
- the def gene encoding peptide deformylase, translated as MAILKIARMGHPVLLRRADPVPDARDPDIRRLIADMGETMLDAAGLGLAAPQVHVPLRLFVWRDGDRVRALVNPALTLLGPAEATGWEGCLSIPGLRGNVPRAARLLFRGQDEAGDAVEGEAEGMAARVMQHEVDHLDGVLYPMRMTDFTQFGFNEELARSSTAAAAAITAARERSA; from the coding sequence ATGGCCATCCTGAAGATCGCCCGCATGGGCCACCCCGTCCTGCTCCGCCGCGCCGACCCGGTGCCGGATGCCCGCGACCCGGACATCCGCCGGCTGATCGCCGACATGGGCGAAACCATGCTGGACGCCGCCGGACTCGGCCTCGCGGCGCCGCAGGTCCATGTGCCGCTGCGCCTGTTCGTGTGGCGCGACGGCGACCGCGTGCGCGCCCTGGTCAACCCGGCGCTGACCCTGCTCGGCCCCGCGGAGGCCACCGGCTGGGAAGGCTGCCTGTCGATCCCCGGTCTGCGCGGCAACGTGCCCCGCGCCGCCCGGCTGTTGTTTCGCGGCCAGGACGAAGCAGGCGATGCGGTGGAGGGCGAGGCGGAAGGGATGGCGGCCCGCGTGATGCAGCACGAGGTCGACCACCTGGACGGCGTGCTGTACCCGATGCGCATGACCGACTTCACGCAGTTCGGCTTCAACGAGGAACTGGCCCGCAGCTCCACCGCCGCCGCCGCGGCCATCACCGCCGCCCGGGAGCGCTCCGCATGA
- a CDS encoding COQ9 family protein, producing the protein MNDEDPMRDAVLRAMLPHVARLGWTPAALSAGLRDAGQPAAAGAGLFPRGMPGVVAQFAMLADREMVAAAGPLEGLRTPARIRALILARLAWLEPWRDAERRAVGLLALPWNAAAGGAILARTADSLWLAAGDDSTGFSRHSKRVTLGSVYAATLAFWLRDPAPAPGATAAFLDRRLDQVAQLGRRLRRTT; encoded by the coding sequence ATGAACGACGAGGACCCCATGCGCGACGCCGTGCTGCGCGCCATGTTGCCGCATGTGGCACGGCTTGGCTGGACGCCGGCGGCCCTGTCCGCCGGGCTGCGCGACGCCGGCCAGCCCGCCGCGGCGGGTGCCGGCCTGTTTCCGCGCGGCATGCCGGGGGTGGTGGCGCAGTTTGCCATGCTGGCGGATCGCGAGATGGTGGCCGCCGCCGGGCCGTTGGAGGGTTTGCGCACGCCGGCCCGCATCCGTGCCCTGATCCTGGCCCGACTCGCCTGGCTGGAGCCATGGCGGGATGCGGAGCGCCGCGCCGTGGGCTTGCTGGCGCTGCCGTGGAACGCCGCCGCGGGGGGTGCCATCCTGGCGCGCACCGCCGACAGCCTGTGGCTGGCGGCCGGCGACGACTCCACCGGCTTTTCCCGGCACAGCAAGCGCGTGACGCTGGGCAGCGTTTACGCCGCCACGCTGGCCTTCTGGCTGCGCGACCCGGCGCCGGCCCCGGGCGCCACGGCCGCCTTTCTGGACCGCCGCCTGGACCAGGTCGCGCAGCTCGGCCGGCGACTCCGCCGCACGACTTGA
- a CDS encoding OmpA family protein, translated as MKFKQALLAATVLALPLAAQAQPVTGVYVGAGAGYNYTQDADLTSGSNFAAGAFNNQRKASAEFDDGFGGVISVGYGFGNGLRAEIEGNYRQNDVNNIDAAGGRLPGISGTARTYGAMANVLYDFNFSPLVVPYIGGGVGYAWTDYDNVGSRFYRGNQIGRSVSIDDTDGRFAYQGIAGLAFPIAAVPGLAITAEYRFFATLDPSFDGSSQSSTGAVTRTKFDSENFNHSGFIGLRYAFNAPRPVAVVEPVAVAPAAAPAPARTYLVFFDFDRADLTDRARQIIAEAAQNAGRTQTTRIEVAGHADRSGSPQYNQRLSQRRADAVAAELGRLGIQRSAITVQAFGESRPLVATADGVREPQNRRVEIVLR; from the coding sequence ATGAAGTTCAAGCAGGCTCTTCTGGCCGCGACCGTGCTGGCTCTGCCGCTCGCCGCCCAGGCCCAGCCCGTGACCGGCGTCTACGTCGGCGCCGGCGCCGGCTACAACTACACCCAGGACGCCGACCTGACCTCGGGCAGCAACTTCGCGGCCGGCGCCTTCAACAACCAGCGCAAGGCGAGCGCCGAGTTCGACGACGGCTTCGGCGGCGTCATCTCGGTCGGCTACGGCTTCGGCAACGGCCTGCGCGCCGAGATCGAGGGCAACTACCGCCAGAACGACGTCAACAACATCGACGCCGCCGGCGGCCGCCTGCCGGGCATCTCCGGCACCGCCCGCACCTACGGCGCGATGGCCAACGTCCTGTACGACTTCAACTTCAGCCCGCTGGTCGTCCCCTACATCGGTGGCGGCGTCGGCTACGCCTGGACCGACTACGACAACGTCGGCTCGCGCTTCTACCGCGGCAATCAGATCGGCCGCTCGGTGTCGATCGATGACACCGATGGCCGCTTCGCCTACCAGGGCATCGCCGGCCTGGCCTTCCCGATCGCCGCCGTCCCCGGCCTGGCGATCACCGCCGAGTACCGCTTCTTCGCCACCCTCGACCCCTCCTTCGATGGCAGCAGCCAGTCCAGCACGGGCGCCGTGACGCGCACCAAGTTCGACTCGGAGAACTTCAACCACTCCGGCTTCATCGGCCTGCGCTACGCCTTCAACGCGCCGCGCCCGGTGGCGGTGGTCGAGCCTGTCGCCGTGGCGCCCGCCGCCGCGCCGGCGCCCGCCCGCACCTACCTGGTGTTCTTCGACTTCGACCGCGCCGACCTGACGGACCGCGCCCGCCAGATCATCGCCGAAGCCGCGCAGAACGCCGGCCGTACGCAGACGACCCGCATCGAAGTGGCCGGCCACGCCGACCGCTCGGGCTCGCCGCAGTACAACCAGCGCCTGTCGCAGCGCCGCGCCGACGCCGTCGCCGCCGAGCTGGGCCGCCTGGGCATCCAGCGCTCCGCCATCACCGTGCAGGCCTTCGGCGAGAGCCGTCCGCTGGTCGCCACGGCCGACGGCGTGCGCGAGCCGCAGAACCGCCGCGTCGAGATCGTCCTGCGCTGA
- a CDS encoding 5-(carboxyamino)imidazole ribonucleotide synthase, giving the protein MSPLPPNSTIGILGGGQLGRMSALAAAELGFRAHIYAPGDGEPGMQVAAARTVAAYEDEAALARFAAAVDVVTFEFENVPARTLEILSPLKPCRPGPKALAVCQDRLQEKAFFGEAGVPVAPWAAVTTEAELHAAVARIGLPAVLKTTRLGYDGRGQAVLRDAADIAPAWERLSPRPLILEAFVPFAQELSAIAARGLDGETAVYDAVENRHTHHILDLSFAPARVPPAVAEAARGHAARVAAALELVGVLAVELFLLPDGTLLGNEIAPRPHNSGHWTQDACQSSQFHQHVRAVAGLPLGSTQRHSDCIMRNLVGPAGMAQLPRFLAESEVSVHLYGKAEAREGRKMGHANRLFPLQTLASEAEALLLSRL; this is encoded by the coding sequence GTGAGCCCGTTGCCGCCCAACAGCACCATCGGCATCCTGGGCGGCGGCCAGCTCGGCCGCATGTCCGCGCTGGCCGCCGCCGAGCTGGGCTTCCGCGCGCATATCTACGCGCCCGGCGATGGCGAACCCGGCATGCAGGTCGCGGCCGCCCGCACCGTCGCCGCCTATGAGGACGAGGCGGCGCTGGCCCGCTTCGCCGCCGCCGTGGACGTGGTGACCTTCGAGTTCGAGAACGTCCCCGCCCGCACGCTGGAGATCCTGTCGCCGCTGAAGCCCTGCCGCCCCGGGCCCAAGGCGCTGGCGGTGTGCCAGGACCGGCTGCAGGAAAAGGCGTTTTTCGGCGAGGCCGGCGTGCCGGTCGCCCCCTGGGCCGCCGTGACCACGGAAGCGGAGCTGCATGCCGCCGTGGCGCGCATCGGCCTGCCCGCGGTGCTGAAGACCACGCGGCTCGGCTACGACGGCCGCGGCCAGGCGGTGCTGCGCGATGCCGCCGACATCGCCCCCGCCTGGGAACGCCTGTCCCCACGGCCGCTGATCCTGGAAGCCTTCGTGCCCTTCGCGCAGGAGTTGTCGGCCATCGCCGCGCGGGGGCTGGACGGCGAGACGGCGGTGTATGACGCGGTGGAGAATCGCCACACGCACCACATCCTCGACCTGTCCTTCGCCCCCGCCCGCGTGCCGCCGGCGGTGGCCGAGGCGGCACGCGGCCACGCTGCCCGCGTGGCGGCGGCGCTGGAGCTGGTCGGCGTGCTGGCGGTGGAGCTGTTCCTGCTGCCGGACGGCACGCTGCTGGGCAACGAGATCGCGCCGCGGCCGCACAATTCCGGCCACTGGACCCAGGATGCCTGCCAGTCCAGCCAGTTCCACCAGCATGTCCGCGCCGTTGCCGGACTGCCGCTGGGCAGCACGCAGCGACATTCGGATTGCATCATGCGCAATTTGGTCGGTCCGGCGGGCATGGCGCAGCTGCCCCGGTTCCTGGCGGAGAGCGAGGTTTCCGTGCACCTCTACGGCAAGGCGGAAGCCCGCGAAGGCCGCAAGATGGGCCATGCCAACCGGCTTTTCCCCCTGCAAACACTGGCCTCCGAAGCGGAAGCGCTGCTGCTCTCAAGGCTGTGA
- the purE gene encoding 5-(carboxyamino)imidazole ribonucleotide mutase, giving the protein MTDIPAPIATDGATPPLVGIIMGSRSDWDTMRHASEMLTTLGIAHECKVVSAHRTPDRMYEYARAAAPRGLRAVIAGAGGAAHLPGMVAALTRLPVLGVPVESHALKGMDSLLSIAQMPAGIPVGTLAIGRAGAVNAALLAAAMLATTDAQLALRLERHRDTQTESVAENPA; this is encoded by the coding sequence ATGACCGACATCCCCGCCCCCATCGCGACCGATGGTGCCACGCCGCCGCTGGTCGGCATCATCATGGGCAGCCGGTCGGACTGGGACACCATGCGTCACGCCAGCGAGATGCTGACGACCCTCGGCATCGCGCATGAATGCAAGGTGGTCTCGGCCCACCGCACGCCGGACCGCATGTATGAATACGCCCGCGCCGCCGCGCCGCGCGGCCTGCGGGCGGTGATCGCGGGGGCGGGCGGCGCCGCCCACCTGCCCGGCATGGTGGCCGCCCTGACGCGCCTGCCGGTGCTGGGCGTGCCGGTGGAAAGCCACGCGCTGAAGGGCATGGACAGCCTCCTGTCCATCGCCCAGATGCCCGCCGGCATCCCGGTCGGCACGCTGGCCATCGGCCGCGCCGGCGCGGTCAACGCCGCCCTGCTGGCGGCCGCCATGCTGGCCACCACCGACGCGCAGCTCGCCCTGCGGCTGGAACGCCACCGCGACACCCAGACCGAGTCGGTGGCGGAGAACCCGGCGTGA
- a CDS encoding YdcH family protein, whose product MLADRDSLLRRLHELRSEHRDLDTVIARMEDGPMDQLQLQRLKKRKLKLKDEVAWLESRLVPDIIA is encoded by the coding sequence ATGCTGGCCGATCGAGACAGCCTGCTGCGTCGCCTGCACGAGCTTCGCAGCGAGCACCGCGACCTGGATACCGTGATCGCGCGCATGGAGGACGGTCCCATGGACCAGCTCCAGTTGCAGCGCCTGAAGAAGCGGAAGCTGAAGCTGAAGGACGAGGTCGCCTGGCTGGAAAGCCGCCTGGTGCCCGACATCATCGCCTGA
- a CDS encoding YdcH family protein, giving the protein MIATQQPRLNSLQDRHASLDRQLAQEGQRPAPDAATLAKLKVAKLRLKEEIERLRTSR; this is encoded by the coding sequence GTGATCGCAACGCAGCAGCCCCGTCTCAACAGCCTTCAGGACCGGCACGCGAGCCTGGACCGCCAGCTGGCCCAGGAAGGCCAGCGCCCGGCGCCGGATGCCGCCACCCTGGCCAAGCTCAAGGTCGCCAAGCTGCGGCTGAAGGAAGAGATCGAGCGGCTGCGAACGTCGCGCTGA
- a CDS encoding DUF1013 domain-containing protein: MTLPLMPKATAVWLIEKTSLSFTQVADFVGMHPLEVQAIADGEVAQGIVGYDPVQNSQLTREEIARCEADPDARLRLLPSAVPQPKGRGKGARYTPVSKRNDRPDGIAFLLRNFPQLTEAQIGKLLGTTKDTIAKVRDRTHWNSANIKPRDPVILGLCSQGDLNAAVIAAGGNPAATPAPLDEDETAA; encoded by the coding sequence ATGACCCTGCCGCTGATGCCGAAGGCCACCGCCGTGTGGCTCATCGAGAAGACGTCCCTGTCCTTTACCCAGGTCGCCGATTTCGTCGGCATGCACCCGCTGGAGGTGCAGGCGATCGCCGATGGCGAGGTGGCGCAGGGCATCGTCGGCTACGACCCGGTGCAGAACAGTCAGCTGACGCGCGAGGAGATCGCCCGCTGCGAGGCCGACCCCGACGCCCGCCTGCGCCTGCTGCCCTCCGCCGTGCCCCAGCCCAAGGGCCGCGGCAAGGGCGCGCGCTACACGCCCGTGTCCAAGCGCAACGACCGGCCGGACGGCATCGCCTTTCTGCTGCGCAACTTCCCGCAGTTGACCGAGGCGCAGATCGGCAAGCTGCTGGGCACCACCAAGGATACCATCGCCAAGGTGCGCGACCGTACCCACTGGAACAGCGCCAACATCAAGCCGCGTGACCCGGTGATCCTGGGCCTGTGCAGCCAGGGCGACCTCAACGCCGCCGTGATCGCCGCCGGCGGCAACCCGGCCGCGACGCCGGCGCCGCTGGACGAGGACGAGACGGCCGCCTGA
- a CDS encoding complex I NDUFA9 subunit family protein codes for MMTRKLATVFGGAGFIGRQVVQRLARLDYVVRVVGRNPEAIRSLMTVGKVGQMVPLSVDLREDAGIARAVDGAQVVVNLVGILAEKHKGDFRRLQGEVPGRIGAAAAAAGVQRLVQVSAIGADPQGPSEYARSKAAGEAALRAAFPDAVVLRPSIVFGPDDDFFNRFAGLARMLPFMPVVKGDTRFQPVYVGDVADAVLAALQQDDVAGRTFELGGPRVASFRELMALVLDATGRHHRLVSMPDGLVRLMSRLPGGPLTPDQLAQLSRDNVVGAGMPGLADLGIEPTSMEVVVPSYLSRFRVGGQHRSLIPQ; via the coding sequence ATGATGACACGCAAACTCGCGACGGTATTCGGCGGCGCCGGCTTTATCGGCCGGCAAGTGGTGCAGCGCCTGGCCCGGCTGGACTACGTGGTGCGCGTGGTCGGCCGCAATCCGGAGGCCATCCGCTCGCTGATGACCGTGGGCAAGGTGGGCCAGATGGTGCCGCTGTCGGTGGACCTGCGGGAGGATGCCGGCATCGCCCGGGCGGTGGATGGCGCGCAGGTGGTGGTCAACCTGGTGGGCATCCTGGCCGAAAAGCACAAGGGCGACTTCCGCCGGCTGCAGGGCGAGGTGCCGGGCCGCATTGGCGCCGCGGCCGCCGCCGCCGGCGTGCAGCGGCTGGTGCAGGTTTCGGCCATCGGCGCCGACCCGCAGGGCCCCAGCGAATATGCCCGCAGCAAAGCGGCGGGGGAGGCGGCGCTGCGCGCGGCGTTTCCCGATGCCGTGGTGCTGCGGCCTTCCATCGTGTTCGGGCCGGACGACGACTTCTTCAACCGCTTCGCCGGCCTGGCGCGGATGCTGCCCTTCATGCCGGTGGTCAAGGGCGACACCAGGTTCCAGCCAGTTTACGTGGGCGACGTGGCGGACGCCGTGCTGGCGGCGCTGCAGCAGGACGACGTAGCTGGGCGGACCTTTGAGCTGGGTGGCCCGCGCGTCGCTTCCTTCCGCGAATTGATGGCGCTGGTGCTGGACGCCACCGGGCGCCACCACCGCCTGGTGTCCATGCCGGACGGGCTTGTCCGGCTGATGAGCCGGCTGCCCGGCGGCCCGTTGACGCCGGACCAGCTGGCGCAGCTGTCGCGGGACAATGTGGTGGGTGCCGGCATGCCGGGGCTTGCCGACCTTGGTATTGAGCCCACCAGCATGGAAGTGGTCGTGCCGTCCTACCTGTCCCGGTTTCGCGTCGGCGGGCAGCATCGCAGCCTGATTCCGCAGTAA
- a CDS encoding NAD(P)-dependent oxidoreductase: MAERMLQFVRLSQQTPDKRDAAERRDDFGEIYQRFTAERAAEQSSRCSQCGVPFCSVHCPLNNNIPDWLKLTAEGRLEEAYEISAATNTFPEICGRVCPQDRLCEGNCVIEKGFDSVTIGAVEKYITDTAWDMGWVKPPTPKQEVNRSVGIIGAGPAGLAAAERLRLRGWKVTVYDRYDRVGGLMIYGIPNFKLEKDVVLRRHAQYAEAGIEFVLNCAVGQDVTLDELRQKHDAVLIATGVYKARDIGAEGANFSGIVPALDYLTASNREGLGDAVPEFESGALNASGRRVVVIGGGDTAMDCVRTAIRQGAASVTCLYRRDKANMPGSLREVKNAEEEGVRFSWLSAPEGFEGDAEGAVSGVRAVRMHLGLPDATGRQQVEPIANGGFLEPADLVIKALGFDPEDLPTMFKEPALTVSRWGTLKVDRRSMMTGVPGVFAAGDIVRGASLVVWGIRDGRDAADQIEKYVAARAATPALAAE; this comes from the coding sequence ATGGCCGAACGCATGCTGCAATTCGTGCGGCTGTCCCAGCAGACGCCCGACAAGCGCGACGCGGCCGAGCGACGCGATGATTTCGGCGAGATCTACCAGCGCTTCACCGCCGAGCGGGCGGCCGAGCAGTCGAGCCGTTGCAGCCAGTGCGGCGTGCCCTTCTGCTCCGTGCACTGCCCGCTGAACAACAACATCCCGGACTGGCTGAAGCTGACCGCCGAGGGGCGGCTGGAGGAAGCCTACGAAATCTCCGCCGCCACCAACACCTTTCCCGAGATCTGTGGCCGCGTCTGCCCGCAGGACCGCCTGTGCGAAGGCAACTGCGTGATCGAGAAGGGCTTCGACAGCGTCACGATCGGCGCGGTGGAAAAGTACATCACCGACACGGCCTGGGACATGGGCTGGGTGAAGCCGCCAACGCCGAAGCAGGAGGTGAACCGTTCCGTCGGGATCATCGGCGCCGGCCCGGCGGGGCTGGCGGCGGCCGAGCGGCTGCGGCTGCGCGGCTGGAAGGTCACGGTCTATGACCGCTACGACCGCGTCGGCGGGCTGATGATCTACGGCATTCCCAACTTCAAGCTGGAAAAGGACGTGGTGCTGCGCCGCCATGCGCAATACGCCGAGGCCGGCATCGAGTTCGTGCTGAACTGCGCAGTCGGCCAGGACGTCACGCTGGACGAGCTGCGCCAGAAGCATGACGCCGTGCTGATCGCCACCGGCGTCTACAAGGCACGCGACATCGGCGCCGAGGGCGCCAACTTTTCCGGCATCGTCCCCGCGCTGGATTACCTCACCGCCTCCAACCGCGAAGGGCTGGGCGATGCCGTGCCGGAGTTCGAAAGCGGCGCGCTGAACGCCAGCGGCCGGCGCGTGGTGGTGATCGGCGGCGGCGACACCGCCATGGACTGCGTACGCACCGCCATCCGCCAGGGTGCTGCCTCCGTCACCTGCCTGTACCGCCGCGACAAGGCCAACATGCCGGGCTCCCTGCGCGAGGTGAAGAACGCCGAGGAGGAGGGCGTGCGCTTTTCCTGGCTGTCGGCGCCGGAAGGCTTCGAGGGCGATGCCGAGGGTGCCGTCAGCGGCGTGCGTGCCGTGCGCATGCATCTCGGCCTGCCGGACGCCACGGGACGCCAGCAGGTGGAGCCGATCGCCAATGGCGGCTTCCTGGAGCCCGCCGACCTGGTGATCAAGGCGCTGGGTTTCGATCCGGAGGATTTGCCGACCATGTTCAAAGAGCCGGCGCTGACCGTGTCCCGCTGGGGCACGCTGAAGGTGGACCGCCGCAGCATGATGACGGGCGTGCCCGGCGTCTTCGCGGCCGGCGACATCGTGCGCGGTGCGTCCCTGGTGGTCTGGGGCATTCGCGACGGGCGCGACGCGGCGGACCAGATCGAGAAATACGTGGCCGCCCGCGCCGCCACCCCCGCCCTGGCGGCCGAGTGA
- a CDS encoding DUF2059 domain-containing protein: protein MRAPLIALLGAALLAGPVLAQPSQFRTPATPTPTPAAPATPAAPAAATEESRAAARDLMALLNTDAQSEQMMTAVSHQVATVLAQSSGKPAAEVIAIIDEVLMPEFRQRMPELRDFTVDLWATQMTAPELRELKAFYETPLGRRLQQVTPTVAAASAAFGMKWGQEVALSALAKHRETLRARGLKI from the coding sequence ATGCGCGCGCCCCTGATCGCCCTGCTGGGCGCGGCGCTGCTGGCCGGCCCGGTTCTGGCGCAGCCCAGCCAGTTCCGCACCCCTGCCACGCCCACGCCCACGCCCGCGGCGCCCGCGACCCCGGCCGCGCCTGCCGCCGCGACGGAGGAAAGCCGCGCCGCGGCGCGCGACCTCATGGCGCTGCTGAATACCGACGCGCAGTCCGAGCAGATGATGACCGCCGTGTCCCACCAGGTGGCCACCGTCCTGGCGCAAAGCAGCGGCAAGCCGGCGGCCGAGGTGATCGCCATCATCGACGAGGTGCTGATGCCGGAGTTCCGGCAGCGCATGCCGGAGTTGCGCGACTTCACGGTGGATCTCTGGGCCACGCAGATGACCGCGCCCGAGCTGCGGGAGCTGAAGGCCTTCTATGAGACGCCGCTGGGCCGCCGCCTGCAGCAGGTAACGCCGACCGTGGCCGCCGCTTCCGCCGCCTTTGGCATGAAATGGGGCCAGGAGGTCGCGCTCAGCGCCCTGGCCAAGCACCGCGAGACGCTGCGCGCCCGCGGCCTGAAGATCTGA